In one window of Leptospira sp. GIMC2001 DNA:
- a CDS encoding acyl-CoA thioesterase, whose amino-acid sequence MSITENIIYKSPEESSIETRYVVMPDHANHYGTAFGGVIMSWIDMVAAMVAQRHCGKEAVTISVDRLTFIHPINIGDHVILKASVNYTGNTSMEIGVQVLKENPYKPELVRTTTAYLTFVALDENKKPTKVPTIQPKTADEIRRFENAKLRIATMKELSKKIKSKQ is encoded by the coding sequence ATGTCTATTACTGAGAATATAATTTATAAATCTCCTGAAGAAAGTTCTATCGAAACTCGATATGTTGTTATGCCCGATCACGCCAATCATTACGGGACAGCGTTCGGGGGTGTCATAATGTCCTGGATCGATATGGTAGCTGCCATGGTTGCACAGAGGCATTGCGGCAAAGAAGCAGTCACTATTAGTGTTGATCGTCTAACATTCATTCATCCAATCAATATAGGTGATCATGTTATTCTCAAAGCATCAGTTAATTATACAGGTAATACTTCGATGGAAATTGGAGTTCAAGTTTTAAAAGAAAATCCTTACAAACCAGAATTGGTTAGGACGACTACGGCATATTTGACATTTGTTGCCCTAGATGAGAATAAGAAGCCAACGAAAGTTCCAACGATTCAACCAAAAACAGCAGATGAAATTCGCAGATTCGAGAATGCTAAGTTGAGAATTGCGACTATGAAAGAACTTTCCAAGAAAATTAAGTCCAAGCAATAA